In the genome of Streptomyces sp. SAI-127, the window CTGGTAGCAGTCACCGGCAGGGGTGGCGCCGCCGGGCCCGGGCACCCCGCCGTGATCGGTGTGGACCAGCAGATGCAGACAGCCCGGGAACAACTCGGTCATCGACAGCAGACCGAGCTCGCTCACGGGGCGGTCCTTGCCCGCGAACCAGCGCTGCCGCGGCAGCCATTGGCGCAGCAGCTCGCCCAGCGAGGTCATGAGATCGGTCGCGAGCGCGGGCCTCGGGCTGACCGATGCGGTCTTCGGCATGGTGACGCGTCCTTTCGTCGGCACGCTCAAAGGCGTCGGCCGATGCGGGATGCGACTCGGGAGAGCCGGAACCAGTAGAAGCCGTGCCCGCCGAGGGTGAGCAGATACGGCAGTTCACCGATGGCCGGGAAGCGCACCCCGCCGAAGAGCTCGACCGGGTGACGGCCGTCGAACTCACGCAGATCCAGCTCCGTGGGCTGCGCGAACCGGGAGAAGTTGTTCACACACAGGACCAGGTCGTCCTCGTACTCCCGCAGAAAGGCCAGCACCGCGGGGTTGGAGGACTGCAGTTCGGTGAAGCTGCCGAGACCGAACGCGGGGTTCTGCTTGCGGATCTCGATCATCCGGCGGGTCCAGTGCAGCAGGGAGGACGGCGAGGCCATCGACGCCTCGACGTTGGTGACCTGGTGCCCGTAGACGGGGTCCATGATGATCGGGAGGTTGAGCCGGCCCGGATCGGCCGTGGAGAAGCCCGCGTTGCGGTCGGGGGTCCACTGCATCGGGGTGCGTACGGCGTCGCGGTCGCCGAGCCAGATGTTGTCGCCCATGCCGATCTCGTCGCCGTAGTAGAGGATCGGCGAGCCGGGCAGGGACAGCAGCAGGGCGGTGAACAGTTCGATCGTGTCACGGTCGTTGTCGAGCAGGGGGGCCAGGCGCCGCCGGATGCCGATGTTGGCGCGCATACGCGGGTCCTTCGCGTATTCGGCCCACATGTAGTCGCGTTCCTCGTCGGTGACCATTTCGAGGGTGAGCTCGTCGTGGTTGCGCAGGAAGATGCCCCACTGGCAGCTGTCGGGGATCGCCGGCGTCTTGGCGAGGATTTCCGAGATGGGGTAGCGGGATTCGCGGCGTACCGCCATGAAGATGCGGGGCATGACCGGGAAGTGGAACGCCATGTGGCATTCGTCGCCGCCGGCCTCGTAGTCGCCGAAGTAGTCGACGACGTCCTCCGGCCACTGGTTCGCCTCCGCCAGCAGCACCGTGTCCGGATACATCGCGTCGATCTCGCGGCGCACCCGCTTCAGGAACTGGTGAGTGGCGGGCAGGTTTTCGCAGTTGGTGCCCTCCGCCGCGTACAGATAGGGGACCGCGTCGAGGCGGAAGCCGTCGATGCCGAGGTCGAGCCAGAAGCGGAGGGCGGCCAGGATCTCCTCCTGGACGGCCGGGTTCTCGTAGTTGAGGTCCGGCTGGTGGGAGAAGAAGCGGTGGAAGTAGTACTGGCCCCGGACCGGGTCGTGACTCCAGTTGGAGGCCTCGGTGTCGACGAAGATGATCCGCGCGTCCTCGTACTGCTTGTCGTCGTCGGCCCACATGTAGTAGTCGCCGTACGGTCCGTCCGGGTTCTTGCGGGACTCCTGGAACCACGGGTGCTGGTCGCTGGTGTGGTTCATGACGAAGTCGATGATCACCCGCATGCCGCGCTGGTGGGCGGCGTCGACGAACTCCACGAAGTCGGCGAGGTCACCGAACTCCGGCAGGACGGCGGTGTAGTCGGAGACGTCGTAGCCGCCGTCCCTGAGCGGTGACTTGAAGAACGGCGGCAGCCACAGGCAGTCGACACCGAGCCACTGGAGATAGTCGAGCTTGGCGGTCAGGCCCTTGAGGTCGCCGACGCCGTCGCCGTTGCTGTCCTGGAAGGAACGGACCAACACCTCGTAGAAGACCGCACGCTTGAACCAGTCGGGATCCCGGTCCTTCGCCGGGGTGTCCTCGAAAGTGTCGTGGACGGGCTCGTTGACGGTCACGGTGTGGATCCTCCGATCTGCGGCGCCGACCTCCGGACCTGGAACACGTGCGCGGGTGCTCGACCGGGCTCCAGACGCACATAGTTGTTGCTGCTCCAGTGGTAGGTCTCACCCGTCAGTTCGTCGTGCACGGACAGGGACTCGTGCCATTCCAGGCCGAGTTGCGGCATGTCCAACGAGACCGTGGCCTCCTGGGTGTGGTGCGGATCCAGGTTCACGACCACCAGGACCGTGTCGTCACCGATGCGCTTGCTGTAGGCGATGACCGAGCCGTTGTCGGTGTGGTGGAAGCGGATGTTCCTGAGGCGCTGGAGGGCGGGGTGCCTGCGTCTGATCGTGTTGAGCTGGGTGATCAGGGGGGCGAGGCTGTCGGGGCTGTCCCAGTCGCGGGCCTTGAGCTGGTACTTCTCCGAGTTCAGGTACTCCTCGCTGCCCTCCCGCACCGGGGTGTTCTCGGCGAGTTCGTAGCCGGAGTAGATGCCCCAGGTCGGCGAGAGGGTCGCCGCCAGCACCGCGCGCAGGGCGAACGCGGGACGGCCGCCGTGCTGGAGGAACTCGTGCAGGATGTCGGGGGTGTTGGCGAAGAAGTTCGGCCGCATGTAGGAGGCCGCCTCACCGGAGAGCTCGCTCAGGTACTCGGTGAGTTCTTCCTTGGTGGTGCGCCAGGTGAAGTAGGTGTAGGACTGCTGGAAGCCGATCTGGGCCAGGGTGTGCATCATCGCCGGGCGGGTGAACGCCTCGGCCAGGAAGATCACGTCCGGGTCGCCGGCGTTGATGTCCGCGATCACCCGCTCCCAGAACACCACCGGCTTGGTGTGCGGGTTGTCCACCCGGAAGATCCGCACCCCGTGGTCCATCCAGTGCCGCAGCACCCGCAGCGTCTCCGCGATCAGGCCTTCCAGGTCGGCGTCGAAGGCGATCGGGTAGATGTCCTGGTACTTCTTGGGCGGGTTCTCCGCGTAGGCGATGGTGCCGTCCGGGCGGTGGTGGAACCACTCCGGATGCTTGTGCACCCAGGGATGATCCGGCGAGCACTGCAGGGCGAAGTCCAGCGCGATCTCCAGACCCAGTTTCCCGGCCTCCTGCACGAACCAGTCGAAGTCCTCGATCGTGCCCAGATCCGGATGCACCGCGTCATGGCCGCCCTCCGGCGAGCCGATCGCCCACGGCACGCCCACATCGTCGGGACCGGCGGACAGGGTGTTGTTGCGGCCCTTGCGGAAGGTGCTGCCGATCGGGTGGATCGGCGGCAGATAGACCACGTCGAAACCCATCGCCGCGATCGCCGGCAACCGCCGCGCCGCGGTACGGAACGTGCCGTGCGGCCGCTGCGGCGTGCCCTCCGAGCGGGGGAAGAACTCGTACCACGACCCGAACAGCGCCCGCTCCCGCTCCACCAGCAGCGGCAGCGTCTCCGACGCCGTGATCAACTCCCGCAGGGGATGGCGGGCGAGCACCGCGTCCACGTCAGGCGTCAGGGCGCCCGCCAGACGGGTGGCGACCGGCAGAGAGTCGTCGGCGAGCGTCTTCGCCGCGGCCACCAGCACCGCATGCTGAGGGCCCTCCGGGACGCCCGCCGCCGCCCGGGTGTAGAGCTCGGCGCCCTCCTCCAGGACCAGCCCCGTGTCGAGGCCCGCAGGAACCTTTATGCGGGCGACCCGGCGCCAGGTGCCGACCGGGTCGCTCCAGGCCTCGACGCGGTACGTCCAGCGGCCCTCGACGTCCGGAGTGACCTCCGCCCCCCAGCGATCGCTGCCGGGGGCCGACTCCCGCATCGGGGTCCAGGGGCCGTGCCGCCCTTCCGGGTCGGTCAGGACGACGTTCGCGGCGACCGCGTCATGGCCCTCGCGGAACACCGTGGCGGTGACCTCGAACGTCTCTCCCACGACCGCCTTCGCCGGACGCCTGCCGGACTCGACGGCAGGGCGGACGTCCCGTACCGGGATGCGGCCGATGACCGGGGTGGAACTCATGCTCTCGCCTCCGCCGTGCTCGAGGCCGGGCGCTGACTGCGCCCGGCCGGGGATCGAAGCTGCGCCGGAAGGGGCTACCTCCCCGCGGGAAACCGTTCCGCGGATCTCGGCGGGCCGCGCCTGGCGACGGCACCCCCGTGGGGGAGGTCGCTCTGCTCCTGGAGGTAGGCCCCCACGCTGGTGCGCAGATAGCGCTCGGCGGCCTCGGCCGCCTCACGCGCGCAGCGCTTGCCCATCAGCACGCACAGCGTGTAACCGGAGTCCTCGAAGGTGGCCCGGACGGTGCGGTCGGCGGGGGAGGCCAGCATGACGCGCTCCCAGGCGCGATACCGCCGGAGTTGCCGGGCGACTTCGGCTTTGGCCGGTAGCAGCATGGCGCCGTACACCTTTCCGGGCTGGAGCAGATGCGGGACTCGCGAGATCTTCACTCATGGTGCACGGGTAACGACTCAGCGTCTTGTTGGGTCTTCAACTACCTCACTGATCGCTCCGGTTGCACGAATGGCGTAGCACTCCCACTCTGGAGTGACTCTGAAGCGATCAGCACTCACGCTCCGTGTTTCGGGGTCCGGTCCCGCGGGGGCCGGGAGGAGCGGGAGCTTCGCCGGTGAGGAGTGACGATGAAGACCGCAGTGCCCTGCTACTACCACCTCGACGTGGAGGTCAGCCCGGAACGGGTCGGGCAGGTCAGGCGCATCCTGGCCGCCCATCTACGGCTCTGGGACCTCGAGACCCTGGTCGAGCCCGTCTGCGGTGGTGCCGAACTGCTGCTCAAGGCCATCGACGAGCACGCGAGGGACAAGAACACCTCGATCGAGCTGTGGTGGAACGGCCAGCACCTCATCACCGCCGTCGCCGAGAACGACAGTGAGCTGCGTCCGGACCTGGATCTGCGCGCCTGCCTGGAGCGGATCGCCGCCATGAGCGACGGCTGGGGCTGCTGCGCCACCGACACCGGCAGCAAGGTGATCTGGTTCTCGCAGCGGGCCCGCGCCGGCGAGCGCGTCCCGCTCGTGCCGAGGGCTCCCGAGCCGACCCTGCGGGAGGTGCTCCAGGTGCCGCGCGAGACGCCGGTCGCCGTCCTGGCCGCCGCCACTGCCGACGGCGGGTGCTGAGCGTGCCGTCGTCCAGGAAGAAGCCGTACAAGAACGGGAAGCGGGTGCCGGCCTGGAGCGGGCACCCCTACCCGCTGGGCGCCCAATTCGACGGCGAGGGCACCAACTTCGCGCTGTTCAGCGAGGTCGCCGAGCGGGTCGAACTCGTCCTGGTCGACGAGCGGGGCGCCCACAGTGTCATTCCGCTGACCGAGGTCGACGGCTTCGTGTGGCACGGCTTTCTGCCGGGCGTCGGGCCGGGGCAGCGTTACGGCTATCGGGTGCACGGACCCTGGCAGCCTTCACTCGGCCACCGGTGCGATCCGGCGAAACTGCTCCTCGACCCGTACGCCAAAGCGGTGGACGGGGAGACGGACAACCACCCCTCGCTCCACACCCCCGAGGCCGACAGCGCCGGGCACACCATGCTCGGCGTGGTCACCGACCCGGCCTTCGACTGGGGCGACGACCAGCCGCCCAGGCGCTTCTACGCCGACAGCGTGATCTACGAGGCCCACGTCCGCGGACTCACCCGCACCCACCCCGATGTCCCGCCGGAACTGCGCGGCACGTACGCCGGTCTCGCACACCCGGCGGTGATCGACCACCTGACCTCGCTCGGTGTGACCGCCGTCGAGCTGATGCCGGTGCACCAGTTCGTGCAGGACGGGGTGCTCCAGGACCGCGGCCTCGCCAACTACTGGGGCTACAACACGATCGGCTTCTTCGCGCCCCACAACGCCTACGCCGCCCACGGCACCCGCGGCCAGCAGGTCACGGAGTTCAAGGCGATGGTCAAGGCCCTCCACGCGGCCGGCCTCGAAGTCATCCTCGACGTCGTCTACAACCACACGGCCGAGGGCAACGAGAAGGGCCCCACGCTCTCCTTCCGGGGCATCGACAACGCCTCGTACTACCGGCTGGTCGACGGCGACTGGGGGCACTACTACGACACCACCGGCACCGGGAACAGCCTGCTGATGCGGCACCCCTACGTGCTCCAGCTGATCATGGACTCGCTGCGGTACTGGGTGACCGAGATGCATGTCGACGGCTTCCGCTTCGACCTCGCCGCCACTCTGGCCCGGCAGTTCCACGAGGTGGACCGGCTGTCGGCGTTCTTCGACCTCATCCAGCAGGACCCGGTGATCAGCCGCGTCAAGCTGATCGCCGAGCCGTGGGACGTGGGGGAGGGCGGCTACCAGGTCGGCAACTTCCCGCCGCTGTGGTCGGAGTGGAACGGCAAGTACCGGGACGCCGTACGGGACTTCTGGCGGGGCGAGCCGCACACGCTCGGCGAGTTCGCCTCCCGGCTGACCGGCTCCTCCGACCTGTACCAGCACAGTCGGCGGCGCCCGAGGGCCAGCGTCAACTTCGTGACCGCGCACGACGGTTTCACCCTGCGGGACCTCGTCTCCTACAACGACAAACACAACGAGGCCAACGGGGAGGACGGTCAGGACGGCGAAAGCGACAACCGGTCGTGGAACTGCGGGGCCGAGGGCGAGACCGACGACCCCGCCGTACTGGAGCTGCGGGCCCGCCAGCAGCGGAACTTCCTTGCCACCCTGCTGCTCTCGCAGGGCATTCCGATGCTCTGTCACGGCGACGAACTCGGCCGCACCCAGCTGGGCAACAACAACGCCTACTGCCAGGACAACGAGGTCTCCTGGATCGACTGGGAGCTGAGTGAGGAGCAGCGCGAACTCGCCGAGTTCACGCGGCGCGTGATCGGCCTTCGCGCGGCGCATCCCGTCCTGCGCAGGCGCCGGTTCTTCCGTGGCGAGACCGTGACGCACGCGGGGCAGCCGCTGCCCGACCTGGTCTGGCTGCTGCCGGACGCCCGCGAGATGGCCGAGGCGGACTGGCAGCGCTCGGACGCGCACGCGGTCGGGGTCTTCCTGAACGGCGACGCCATCGCCGAACCGGATCCGCGCGGACGCCCGGTGGTCGACGACTCGTTCCTGCTGCTGCTGAACGGCCACTGGGAGCCCGTCGACTTCCGGCTGCCGGGCCCCGCGTACGGCGAACGCTGGACGACCCTGCTCGACACGGCGGAACCCCAGGGCGCGGACGAGGCGGAGCACAAGGCCGGCTCGGAGATGACGATCGAGGCGCGCAGCCTGGTACTGCTGTCGAGGCCGTCGCGCGCGGGCGCCTGAAAGGCGGGGGCCTTCGCGGCGCAGGCCGTTACGCCCGCGACGGCTCTCGGTGCTTGTCCTCAGCGCACGCGGCGTGAGGTGACCGTGAACTGGGCGGCGTCGGGGTCGCGCAGCATGGCTCGTTGCCGCTGTGGGAGAGGGCGCTGCTGCCGTGGGGTCTCGGCCGTCTTGGGGCTGGCCGCCGTGTCCGCGGCTGCGACGGTGGGGTTCTCGGTGCTCGCCTTCAGTGCACGCGGCGTGAGGTGACCGTGAACTGGGCGGCGTCGGGGTCGCGCGGCATGGCTCGTTGCCGCTGTGGGAGAGGGCGCTGCTGCCGTGGGGTCTCGGCCGTCTTGGGGCTGGCCGCCGTGTCCGCGGCTGCGACGGTGGGGTTCTCGGTGCTCGCCTTCAGCGGACGCGGCGTGAGGTGACCGTGAACTGGGCGCCGTCGGGGTCGCGCAGGACGGCCTCGTCGCCGCTGTGGGAGAGCACGCTGCCGCCGTGGACCTCCGCCGCCTTGGCGCAGGCCGCCACGTCCGCGACGGCGAAGTGGACCTGCCAGTGCGGCCGGATGCCGGGGTCGGGGGCCGAGCCCAGCGCCCCCGACTCGATGCGCGCCACCACGTCGCCCCTGCTGCGCAGCACCACCTCGCCGCCCTCGTAGCGGACCTCGCAGCCGCCGGGACGCTCCGTCGCCCAGTCGAGGACCTCGCCGTAGAAGATCGCGGCGTCGAACGCGTCGCGGGTGTGCAGCCGCACGAAGGCCGGCTGGGCGCGTCGCCACACCTCCCAGTTGGCGACGAGCTCGCCCTCCCACACGCCGAAGGCCGCGCCGTCGCGGTCCGAGAGCAGGGCCGCCCGGCCGGGCGGGAAGGACAGCGGGCCGACGGCCAGGGTGCCGCCGCGTTCCTGTACCCGGGCCACTGCCTCGTCCGCGCTGGGCACCGCGAAGTACGCGGTCCAGGCCACCGCCATCTGCCACATCGACGCCACCGCCGCGATCCCGGCGACCGGCGTGCCGTCCACCAGCGCGACCCGGAAGCGCTCGCCGAGCTTCAGGGGCTTCCACTCCCACCCGAGCACGGCCCCGTAGAACTCCTCCGTGGCCTGCTGGTCACGGCTGGTCAGGCTGACCCAGCAGGGGGCGCCGAACACATGGTGCGTGGAGACGACATCCGCGGTCGCGGTGGGATGTCTCGGATCGTGGTTCATGGCAGTCGCGTCCTGCTCTCGTCGGCCGGCGGCCACCGGGCGGTCTTCGACCAGTGTCCGTCCGGAACCGCCTCGGGCGCCTGCCGAGTACCCCGGATGTGGCACCGAAACGGCGGCCCGTACGCCTGACGCCCGGTGGCGCGGGCCTGTCCGAGTGACAGGATGG includes:
- a CDS encoding VOC family protein, whose product is MNHDPRHPTATADVVSTHHVFGAPCWVSLTSRDQQATEEFYGAVLGWEWKPLKLGERFRVALVDGTPVAGIAAVASMWQMAVAWTAYFAVPSADEAVARVQERGGTLAVGPLSFPPGRAALLSDRDGAAFGVWEGELVANWEVWRRAQPAFVRLHTRDAFDAAIFYGEVLDWATERPGGCEVRYEGGEVVLRSRGDVVARIESGALGSAPDPGIRPHWQVHFAVADVAACAKAAEVHGGSVLSHSGDEAVLRDPDGAQFTVTSRRVR
- a CDS encoding DUF5133 domain-containing protein, which encodes MLLPAKAEVARQLRRYRAWERVMLASPADRTVRATFEDSGYTLCVLMGKRCAREAAEAAERYLRTSVGAYLQEQSDLPHGGAVARRGPPRSAERFPAGR
- a CDS encoding alpha-1,4-glucan--maltose-1-phosphate maltosyltransferase — translated: MSSTPVIGRIPVRDVRPAVESGRRPAKAVVGETFEVTATVFREGHDAVAANVVLTDPEGRHGPWTPMRESAPGSDRWGAEVTPDVEGRWTYRVEAWSDPVGTWRRVARIKVPAGLDTGLVLEEGAELYTRAAAGVPEGPQHAVLVAAAKTLADDSLPVATRLAGALTPDVDAVLARHPLRELITASETLPLLVERERALFGSWYEFFPRSEGTPQRPHGTFRTAARRLPAIAAMGFDVVYLPPIHPIGSTFRKGRNNTLSAGPDDVGVPWAIGSPEGGHDAVHPDLGTIEDFDWFVQEAGKLGLEIALDFALQCSPDHPWVHKHPEWFHHRPDGTIAYAENPPKKYQDIYPIAFDADLEGLIAETLRVLRHWMDHGVRIFRVDNPHTKPVVFWERVIADINAGDPDVIFLAEAFTRPAMMHTLAQIGFQQSYTYFTWRTTKEELTEYLSELSGEAASYMRPNFFANTPDILHEFLQHGGRPAFALRAVLAATLSPTWGIYSGYELAENTPVREGSEEYLNSEKYQLKARDWDSPDSLAPLITQLNTIRRRHPALQRLRNIRFHHTDNGSVIAYSKRIGDDTVLVVVNLDPHHTQEATVSLDMPQLGLEWHESLSVHDELTGETYHWSSNNYVRLEPGRAPAHVFQVRRSAPQIGGSTP
- the treS gene encoding maltose alpha-D-glucosyltransferase yields the protein MTVNEPVHDTFEDTPAKDRDPDWFKRAVFYEVLVRSFQDSNGDGVGDLKGLTAKLDYLQWLGVDCLWLPPFFKSPLRDGGYDVSDYTAVLPEFGDLADFVEFVDAAHQRGMRVIIDFVMNHTSDQHPWFQESRKNPDGPYGDYYMWADDDKQYEDARIIFVDTEASNWSHDPVRGQYYFHRFFSHQPDLNYENPAVQEEILAALRFWLDLGIDGFRLDAVPYLYAAEGTNCENLPATHQFLKRVRREIDAMYPDTVLLAEANQWPEDVVDYFGDYEAGGDECHMAFHFPVMPRIFMAVRRESRYPISEILAKTPAIPDSCQWGIFLRNHDELTLEMVTDEERDYMWAEYAKDPRMRANIGIRRRLAPLLDNDRDTIELFTALLLSLPGSPILYYGDEIGMGDNIWLGDRDAVRTPMQWTPDRNAGFSTADPGRLNLPIIMDPVYGHQVTNVEASMASPSSLLHWTRRMIEIRKQNPAFGLGSFTELQSSNPAVLAFLREYEDDLVLCVNNFSRFAQPTELDLREFDGRHPVELFGGVRFPAIGELPYLLTLGGHGFYWFRLSRVASRIGRRL
- the glgX gene encoding glycogen debranching protein GlgX codes for the protein MPAWSGHPYPLGAQFDGEGTNFALFSEVAERVELVLVDERGAHSVIPLTEVDGFVWHGFLPGVGPGQRYGYRVHGPWQPSLGHRCDPAKLLLDPYAKAVDGETDNHPSLHTPEADSAGHTMLGVVTDPAFDWGDDQPPRRFYADSVIYEAHVRGLTRTHPDVPPELRGTYAGLAHPAVIDHLTSLGVTAVELMPVHQFVQDGVLQDRGLANYWGYNTIGFFAPHNAYAAHGTRGQQVTEFKAMVKALHAAGLEVILDVVYNHTAEGNEKGPTLSFRGIDNASYYRLVDGDWGHYYDTTGTGNSLLMRHPYVLQLIMDSLRYWVTEMHVDGFRFDLAATLARQFHEVDRLSAFFDLIQQDPVISRVKLIAEPWDVGEGGYQVGNFPPLWSEWNGKYRDAVRDFWRGEPHTLGEFASRLTGSSDLYQHSRRRPRASVNFVTAHDGFTLRDLVSYNDKHNEANGEDGQDGESDNRSWNCGAEGETDDPAVLELRARQQRNFLATLLLSQGIPMLCHGDELGRTQLGNNNAYCQDNEVSWIDWELSEEQRELAEFTRRVIGLRAAHPVLRRRRFFRGETVTHAGQPLPDLVWLLPDAREMAEADWQRSDAHAVGVFLNGDAIAEPDPRGRPVVDDSFLLLLNGHWEPVDFRLPGPAYGERWTTLLDTAEPQGADEAEHKAGSEMTIEARSLVLLSRPSRAGA
- a CDS encoding pep a2 — protein: MKTAVPCYYHLDVEVSPERVGQVRRILAAHLRLWDLETLVEPVCGGAELLLKAIDEHARDKNTSIELWWNGQHLITAVAENDSELRPDLDLRACLERIAAMSDGWGCCATDTGSKVIWFSQRARAGERVPLVPRAPEPTLREVLQVPRETPVAVLAAATADGGC